CTCCAGTCCCTCCAGAGGTCAAGCTGATGCCATGTGCCCCAAGACCCCTCACCATAAATCACATTGTTGTTATAGACTATCTGACATGACTCAATGCCCCCAAGTAAACATAAGATACTCCTACACAGGACATTCCAAGGTGTTAGAAGTTACCTCACAGGATCCAAGGGCAAAGGCCAGAACTCTCTTTGGGACAGATTAATCCTTTATTGCATAGGCATGCGCTAGGGTTATGGAAATCTCATATGGAAACCCAATGGAGGAGACTACAAGCAGACAGACATCTAACAGGGCTTTTCCTTTTGTCCTTCTAGCTCAGTGTTATTTTCTAGTACATATAAGAATTACTGTACACAAAGCCATGTATACCAGACATTAGAAACTATGTAAGGGCTTTCAAAGAAATTTCAACTTTATTGCCTGATGTTTAAAAGTACCTTCCCACTATCCCCAGCTCCCACCACAACAAAATACACATAAGCTGCTGATGAAACTactgtaaagaaacaaaaacaaaagcaagcaaacaaatgaaattgtttttacaGAAGAACCAAATGTGGAAATTCAGTATGTGTGAGTGCTACAATTACTATTCTAGCCATGACAATTGTGTTAGGTCATAAGTTTCTTCAactctttttgcttatgattgtgAAACAGCTAGAACTCTGGGGACCTTTTTTGGAGATGTCTCCTAGTGTAAAGTTGACTAGATAATGAGGAAATTATGTGACCTATCAGGTTACTTAAGAATAAAACTAATACTTTCTCAATCTACAGTCTTTAAAAAGAGTTTACAGAgtaatttgaagaaatttttataataaaatattgcaagTAAGTAAAACGTAACATGTTTTCTCTATCTCTTGAAATCCATCTTTGGCTTTTATGGCCACAGATAGCACTGGACTGTGCCTTCTTGGCTGAAATATTACAGAGCATCTTGATATATTTTACTGACCAAAAGCATTTCCTCCATAAATCTTATTAAGTTGGCAATGAATTTCTGTGGTGGAAAgggtttttcttctccttttttacaTTTGATTTATAGCATACCCTTTCCTAGGGCCATGTTCCTTAGAGAACAGCAATTCTAACTAATGGTATCATGCAGTCTGCCCTCCCTACATCATGAGTACAAATACCCAATTaccaataaatatgtatatatatttttgtatgatACAATAATAAACCTTGCaaatttgctttttcaaaaaaatcctGTTTCACAATAGATCAAACCAATAATTTCCAGATTTTGGAATTTCACAGACTGGGAAAATTACCAATTTTGGGGGCGGGGGGAACTGACATAGGGTtgtcaaatatatatgttttgccAAATGAAGAAACTATAAGGGAAAATGTCCCTTAGAATCTATTATCAGAATGATTTCATGAAAGAACATCCTTATAGTTAATATATAGGTTAATCAGTGtgatttactgatttatttgcCTTGCTTTTCTGCTTACATCCTAACTTTTTCTGTCTAGATTTaatataaatcttttaaatgACATCTTTTAATGTTTCAGTGAAGATCTGTGAGCAGCTAACTCTCTTAGTCATGGAGATGGTGAAGCACAGTGATTAATCAAACCATGGAGTCTAGATTAGAATGCCTGGGCTTAAATCCCGATTTGgctatttactagctgtgtgaccttgggcaagttaccttaACCTCCCTGTATCTTAGTTTTATCATCTCTAAGATGGTTATATTAACAGTATCTACCTCAGAGGGTTGTGGAGATTACtgagttaaaatatttatatagcacTAAGAATAGTACCTTGTACAGTTATATAAGTATTATATAAGTGCTTGCAATAACTATTCTGTGTATGTCAGACAATGTCCATATTTTACCCTCATTCTTGACTTAGTTTATTTTAGCATGGAGTTTTTTGTTGACCATTATTGCTTTCAGTATTTTTGCGATATTACTCCATTGCTGCCTTGCATCCATTGTTGTGAATGAAAAGTCTGCTGACATTATGGTTGTCTTTCCTTTATGGGTAAGAGCTCTTTTATCTCTGatttgtttttaaggtttttctatTTACATTTGATATTCTGTGATTTCACTATTATGTATCTATGTGTggatttcatttttctagttcaaaatttatttttctccttcagatTGAAAACTCACATCTTTCTTTAATCCTAGAAAATGCTCAGTCATTGTATAAGTTAGGAGTAGAATTTGCTACAAGTgattaaagaaaacaacaatCCTAAATCCGAGTAGTTTATACaagatagaagtttatttctttctcagacAGATTAGGCCATCCAGGAGTGTTTTATGATGTCAGGGGCTGAAGGATCCTTGTATTTTATTGCTCCTCCATTTTCAGCAAGATGGCTAAAACCTTAAACTATCACAGCTGCATTCCAGCTAGTAGGAAGAAAATAGTGCCTACATCCTCCCTTCAAGGACATTTTTAGAAGTTGCACATGCTGCTCAGGTTATATCCCAGAACATAGTCATATAGTCAACCCAGCtacaagggaagctgggaaatacTGTCTTTATTCTGGTCAGCCAAATTTCCAGCTAAAAATGGGTGATTTTATTAGTAAGAAAGAGGGGATGACTGGCTATTGGGAAACAAGTAGTAGTCTCTATCATAGCCATTTTCGTTTCAAATTTTTTCTCATATTCCTTGTATTATATCCTTCTGGAATGCTTAATAAAATTCtattctctgtcttccttttaatattttaaacatctttttgtaTTGCATTTTGTGAGATTTCTTAAGTCCTATCTTCGAATTTACTGATTTTCTCTTAAGCTATGTTTAATCTACtgaattaagttttttaaaaattagacattttaaacTATATAATCTCTATAGCTTCACTTCCaaatgtgcctatttttatggtGTTCTGATCTttctgtatactttttatttactttaaaaagaaatgaggtttaattggctcatggttctgcaggctgttcaggaagcatagcactggcatctgcttggctttggtgaggcctcaggaagtttacaattatggcagaaggcaaaggcagaGCCAGTGTATCACATGGTAAGAGCAGAAGCAAGAGGTTTCTGTATACTTTTTATTCCCTTATGGCTTGAGTCATTTTAAGTATACTTACTTTATATAGTCTGTTTGTTCTATTGGCTGTAATTCTTGGCATATGAATTCTGCTAACTCCTTTCCTGGGAAGTTTTTGTTCTTGtctcttgtgtttttgtttttaaccatctCATCTTGGGATTTTCCACATTGTCTCATGTGTGGACGCTTATTAATTGTCACTATGGGGcaatttcttatttgtttttaacaggGTTCTTCAAGTTCCCCTGGTTCAAACCAGTATTCTGTTGCTTTTCTTGGTTTGGATTTCCTCTTCATGAATGCACATTGGACCCCACTCCTGTGCATAGCTTGGTTTGGTAGGTGTGTCATCTAGGTGGTAATGAATCTACTACTTCCCCTAATTCCCAGGCTAATGGGAGGAGATAGCCCAGAATTATTTTCACAGCAGCAAAGCTCTTCTAGGATCCTGGCTCTTTGCACAGCTCCCAACTCCACTGCACCTGGGGCTTCCACTCCCATTCCAGCTCAGGCATTGAAATCTCAGCCCCCAAGTTCATCCTCTGATTCCAATTCTGCAGTTGCTTATTTAGCGTCACCTCTAGCTCATTGCTTTTTTTGTGTTCTCTCCATTTCTGGCACCTGAggattttaatttcttgttttagtGCTTAGTTGTATATTTCAAACGTTTCCGTTATATTTTATCCAACATTTATCTGTGTTCGGAATGATGGGTGCTTCCAACATCAACGTAGTCCATTACAGTGGTAAGGAATCTAACAAAGAGTATTTTAAATCCCAAAAAGCAGTAAAGttgcagtctcttcaataaaagaATTGAAGTTATTTGTCTTGGTGCTTCCTTATACTatccttgttttttcatttgttatggGCCAGCATTGCCCTGATGGTTAACATCTGGGAATTAATGGACCGGTTACTGAGAAACTTTGGATCTGGTCCTAGTTGCTTGCTAACTGCAGACTTGGGGAAATCATTTACATTCTCTGTAAGTAGCTGTGAAATGCAATTATTATTTGCCCTGCTTCATAGGATTATTATAAGAGTCACATaagataatagattttaaaatgctccaatacttaacatatataaatttatgctATTAATAGTGATGTTAGAAACCATTAGCACCTTCATTAAAGTATTTTTGACTTTAATAATAAatgatgggttttgtttttgtttggttttattttttcttttcttttttattttttgtaatttgaaaaatgattttgtatcctggtaAAGGCTATCATTATTTGGAAGTACTTAATGAGGGAACTAGTTGGAAACATTCAAATATTCTTGTGAAATTTAAGAGCACTATTTGTACTGACAGGCAGTTATGACTTTAATAGACTATGGAATTCATTTTGGAGAGAGACACCCTTTGCAGTTAAAAAAACATAGAGAATTAAACCTGGAAATCATCATtgcattttattatacatttccCACACAATGGATACTGAAAGTTCAATGACTTTCAGTCATTGTGAGGAACCATAAACTTTCtactttaataaagaaaagatgcctttatatttgaaaagattgAGAACCAACCTAGCCTGTGGTAGGAACCACTAACTGGGCTGTATGACCCCAGACCATTCTCCTCTAACTAAATTATGTGGGGGACACAAGGACTGTGTCAGTCTTCAGTGACATTTGTCAGTCAACTATGAAGTCTGTTGCAGAGAATGTGTTATTTCCTAATGGTTAAAGTACTGAGTTTGCAaatgatttagaaagaaaattagagattGACTCAAGCTGGTGGACTGATCATACACAGCTGCTCCCTGTTGCCCTCTAAAGTCCATAAAATGAATGTAGATCAATATAGATAATGAAATCCATTTTAATAGAATTAGAAAACAGGGAaacttatcagaaaaaaaaatattttaaaataaattttgaaagatattaCCAAAGAACTCATGTTTGGAAGAACAAAACTAAAGGAAACAAAAGCCTAACATGTAGAGATGACCTGATGGTAGGTCTGATAGAACTACAAGCCTAGAGTCAGTGAATATGAAGAGGTAGAAGAGGCCCTGGGCCATTTATCAACTTGAAAAATTAGGGAACTGCATGTGGAGCAGCAAACCAGTCatcccctttctcttctcctgctGTGTTAAGCCAGGGTAACTGTGGCATGAAATCAAATCATAGactggggctggagaaggagcGTAATGCCCAAGTAGTTACCGACCCCCAGGAAGACCAAAGAGCTCATCAGACAAATCATCTTCAGATCCTGTTTACATCCCAAACTTGTCCCAAAGTCAGGCTATAGTCAACAGAAACATTTTATACTGATAATAACCTGGAAACCTTACAATAAAAGGAGAGTAGACAATTAAGAGACCCAAAGCATTTGGGAAAAAGTACAATACCCAGAGTGTGAGGTTCACACTCAACAGACAAAAGTTAATAGAAATGGGAGAGCAAACAAAACATTTTAGGCATAACTACAATATCCTAAGAGAGATGATCATATCCACAATAGAGGAAGAGTCAGGTATTGAGGAAACATGTATAGATTGGACATTAAATATATAGTTTAATAGATGGTCAAATGCTAAGTTTCATCAAATGGTCTGGCATACCAATGGACAAGGCTGAAAAGCAAATTAGTAGAAAGTGTCAGGGAATTCTTGCATTACTTAGTGGTGAAGTACCATGAGAAAGATAAtgacagccaggcacggtggctcatgcctgtaatcccagcactgtgggaggctgaggtaggcggatcaattgagctcaggagtttgagaacagcctggccaacatggcaaaaccctgcctatactaaaaatacaaaaatcagccaggtgtggtggtgtacacctgtaattccagcactctggaggctgaggctggaggattgcttgaacctgggaggtggagactgcagtaagccaagatcaagccactgcactccagcctggctctggagagactgtctcaaaaccaaacaccacacatacacacacagacagagacacagacgaCAGATCCAAGTGTTCTAACATTCAGCTAACAGCTGTTccagaaagagggaagagaaagaatggaagggatggaaataacagaaaaggcaacataataaaattttctaagataaaaaaaaaaaaaccaaggatTTTCAAACTGAAAGTGTTTTAATGCTTTTATCTCCAGTTTTgaaattatatgttttaattcttttatctCCAGTTTTGAAATTACAGTTATTCTTTTGTACTGCAGACTCTTGCTCAGTTTGGTTTTCTTCTTGGTgtgatttgtaatttttgtttgggGCTATCTTTAGCAGGGATTCCTTTTTTTGTGCTGATCGTGAAACTGTCTCTCCAGGGGggttttgcatttgcttttgtcaGGTACTTCAGTGGTATCACCAGcaggatttttttggttttgtgtcctAAGAGAAGTCTTACATGTAAATTTATATTCCTAACTGGAGCATGCTACAAGCTTGGGGTTTTACTTTTTCACAAAGAGTTTATTCACTATCCATAGCTCCAGGCAGAGGCAAAATTTCTTGCTATCTTCCTGGTTATATGAGTAGAGTGGAGTCTGCCTTGTACTGACAGGCCAGTCATTCGAGAGTTCTAGCTTTATGCAGATTTCAATTCTATCTTTCTACTTTGGAAGACATAAGGTTCCATCCCTGTTCCAATGAGGATAAAAATTCAAGTCCCTAggttttaagatatttttccaAACATGCTAACAacctctcccttccctgccctcatGCCAAAACttgcattcttatttttctaattttatagtaGTACACCTATGCTATTGAAGACTATGGAGCTATTAAAATAACAAGGTAGCCTACATGTGTTGACAAGGAAagatctccaaaatatatattgGAGATATATATGTGGCAAGAACTAGAAGTCCCcaacacaaaaaaatatataacaatgatATTCATTATTTTCCAATGTATTACAATTTCTTTAATGGAGAATAAAGGGATAAAGATATAGCTGTAGTCTTATCAATACTGCAGATAATAGTGAGCAGCTGATATTCCCCCATGGAAATTTGTAAACACTCTTTATAGCAGAGGAATACTCCACTTGCTTCCACTTGTATGCGATATAACATATCTTATAATACATCGCAGCACACAAAACACACCAAATTGGAAGAAGAATTAATCAGTACCAAACTCATCCAAAAAGCAAGGTGGAATTAATCCTTACCAAACTCATCCAAAAAGCAAAGGCTGAGTTGGTGTTAGAAATAAtctgagtaaaaagaaaacaatttagaaaatacttCAATATTCTAAGTACCCACGCGTCTTTGAAttaagtgtgtatgtgtctgcGTGTGCATCTTGTACTGGCAGAAGTATTTTTAGATTTTCACACTCTTAATTATATATGGAGGAGCTCTAAGTTTTAGAATAAGgaggaaaatttaaatatataagagAACATTATCCTTAAATAGAAAATTGAATTATAGTAGCAGTGATGATATGATTACATTGACCATTTATTGATCAATGTGCATAATCACATCCTCAATAATCTTATGAAGTTGCTATTTTGCTAATTTTACAGTTGAAAAAACTGAAGActagagaggttaagttacttacccaaggtcacacagctcaagGAATGAAGTAAAGCCAACATTACAACTCTGTTTGATTCCAAAGCTCTGTTTGATTCCAAGAGACGTTACACTTAACTTCTAACAGGGCCTCTCTTCTAAAAATCttattatatttgttaattaTGTTCATTTATTGTGCAAAACAAAGTTGTGTTTATGAAGAATGTGACAGAGAAATAATGTCTCACTCCACTTATTGGAGACCACACTTATTAGTAACATTTGGTtgtattttaattgtcttttttctctttttccatttacATAAATTGTATGTTCTGAAGTTACTGATAACAGAAAAGTAAATGTGAGGGCCAAGATGATGATTGTGAAATTTCCCCATATTCTAGGGATTATAGTTTTATCTAAAGAAGGtaatttattctgattttttaatgggTGGATTTAAAGGCTTGTGCCTAGTGAAAAGAGCATCTCCTACATTTGTTTGAGTGGCGCCTGCGATCTTTTCTCTGCTCTCAGGACTGCTGGGGCATGCCTTGGCTGCCTGTCTGACGTCTGTTTCTGATAAGTGAGTTTTAGTCTCTAACAGCTCTTGGGAATTTTGTTGGCAGAGACCTGGTGAGATCATTCTGCTTTCCGCTGAgcttcctttctctgttttttcgGACTGTTCTGATGAACGTGACCCTGGAGCGTTCAGTACTACCTCTGTTCCTTTAGGAACTGTTGGCCTACTCCCTGGTTTTATCTCTCTGTGTACAAAAGCTCCATGTctctggaaaagaaaacaaagtagacATTAACCAGGAGAACACAGATTGCTGGAAGATGCAGCTGTGAACTGAGTTTGTGGGTTAGCTCAAGTCCTAGTCAGTGACGCAGGCACTTCTCTGCCTCTTCACTGGTGTCACCTTAGTCCCAAACAAGACACCACCATATATGGGTGaaccttttaaattataaaatagggTACATCAGAAAAtgaacaggaaggaaaaaagcatAAAATCAAAGAAGCAGCAGCTCATCTCCCATTctcaacatttttatcatttggaCTGTATAAGACTATTTACATCAAATTTCATTTCTTGCTCTAAAGATTGCTATGGATACAACAAAAACTATAGTTCACAGACCTAAGAATTTATGATTGCATCCCAAATGCCTATTAATGCTAATGAACAGATAAGTAATAATGAAATATGAAAGCAAACATCTATAGTTGGAAAACAATCCAATAATTGACAATGACATTTCTATTTGGCTTTATAAACCTTATATGCATCTCCCTGCCACACACATGTATTAAGCATATCAAAACATTTGTCAAACTgctttgatattattattattattactagaaatgggccttgctatgttgcccaggctggcctcaaactcaagtgatcctcctacctcagcttccagagtagctgggactacaggcatcaagtcactgtacccagcatgccttgattttttttttatacaaattatttcaataatttaagGAGACCAAATTCCAAAGACTGACTCAAATGTttgtattgattgattgagatgaggtttcattgtgtcacccaggctggaatgcagtggtacaattatggctcagtgcagccttgaactcctggactcaagcaatcctcccacctcacccacctgagtagctgggactacaggtggcacCACCATACCAGGATAGTATTATTCCTCACATTTTCCTATGATATGTGGCTAAGATTCTAGCCTATTAATAACTATAGGAGTTTGTTTAAATAGACatttagaaagataaatatgACTTGAAAAGGCTTAAAGTTCTATAAATCTACTCTGTcttaaagtattaaataaatctaaatacTGTCTCACCTTTCCCCGGAGAGGCTCATTCGGAGTTTTCCTGGCGTCATATTGATGTATAAAAGAGATATATTCTATAAAATTGTTTTGAAGTTCTGCTGATGCACCAGGAGAGGCAAGTGGaactaaaaaaaagattttgtgaaGTCAGGACAAAAAATTAGATTTGTTTATGGAAATATAATCAGTATTAATAATATTCATGCTTTATAAAATATGGTAACAAAACTAGATTCTTTAAGTATGCAAGATTATTTATACACatctaaataataaatagaatggATTCACCATTCTTTCTTCATGAAAGTAACCAaatcaaaataatcaaattaGCCCCACATGTGGaattattagtaatttttaaaactaaaattaatattaatataataatatggtcaggcatggtggctcattcctgtaatcccagtatgccttgggaggccaagacaggaggattgcttgagccaaggagtttgaggactagcctggggaacatggtgaaaccccatctctacaaaaaattagccaggcatggtggcatgtgcctataatcccagctattcagaaggccaaggtgggaggatcacttgagcccaaaagttcaaggctgcagtgagccatgactgcaccactgttcttcagcctgggtgaaagagagaTCTTgtctcattaagaaaaaaaaaacaaaaactgctagATATGCTTTTTACACAGATACCAATACGTTTTAGGGAAAGCACAACTATATTTTGTTAACTTTTCACTACTAGAAAGAGTATGAAAAATTCTCTGTTGAATCTATAGTTTGGCCAGTGGCTATGGCCATGGACTAGAAATTGTATGCTGAAGCTAGCACTAATGGGGTCCATTGGAAGACTCTAGGGCTGCTGCAGTTGTAGTTGAACACATAATTCTTTTTCGTTTCACCCAATAACAGGGGTTCTGAAAAATTTGCAAGAGTATGAAATCCTTTAAAAATCGCTTTTAAATAATCTTTCAG
This DNA window, taken from Macaca thibetana thibetana isolate TM-01 chromosome 13, ASM2454274v1, whole genome shotgun sequence, encodes the following:
- the C13H2orf73 gene encoding uncharacterized protein C2orf73 homolog isoform X2; this encodes MQKPSCGIVPLASPGASAELQNNFIEYISFIHQYDARKTPNEPLRGKRHGAFVHREIKPGSRPTVPKGTEVVLNAPGSRSSEQSEKTEKGSSAESRMISPGLCQQNSQELLETKTHLSETDVRQAAKACPSSPESREKIAGATQTNVGDALFTRHKPLNPPIKKSE
- the C13H2orf73 gene encoding uncharacterized protein C2orf73 homolog isoform X1 encodes the protein MEGKEDKHQHHKIEDAAIAYVTENEEIKQKKPGKSMQHSKPHVGRGRIYYAKFINTNARTYNEPVPYIDPKKGPEIQGDWWSHGKALEPVFLPPYDSKSTQRSDFQKPACPLVLPVKHSKMQKPSCGIVPLASPGASAELQNNFIEYISFIHQYDARKTPNEPLRGKRHGAFVHREIKPGSRPTVPKGTEVVLNAPGSRSSEQSEKTEKGSSAESRMISPGLCQQNSQELLETKTHLSETDVRQAAKACPSSPESREKIAGATQTNVGDALFTRHKPLNPPIKKSE